The segment TGATAGTCAGGTAATATAGATAATCGGTCTATCCCAATATCGTAAGTGTATTGAATCCCAATACCTTTTTTAGAAAGAGCACCTTTTTTTGTTGTAATAATAATTACTCCATTTAAAGCACGACTACCATAAATAGCTGCAGCAGCAGCACCTTTTAATACAGTCATTGACTCAACGTTATTAGGGTCAATATCCATTGCACCGTTACCATAGTCGGCAGAACCAGAACCAACACCTGTTGAAGAGTTGTTCATTGGAGTTCCATCAACTACGAATAAAGGCTGGTTGTCAGTTCGCATTGAACTGTTACCACGGATATTTACACGAGCAGAAGCACCTACGGCTCCCGAAGCAGTAACAATTTGAACACCGGCCATTTTTCCGGATAATGCGGAAATTACGTTTGTTGGCCTTGTGTGCATTAAATCGTCGCCACTAACTTCATCAATAGAATATCCAAGTGTTTTCTTCTCCCGAGAAATACCGAGAGCAGTAACAACTACTTCATCCATAAGTTTGACGTCTGGATCCATAACAACGTTTACTACGGTTGATGTTCCAATTGCAACATCTTTCGTGAGCATTCCAACAAATTGGAATCGTAAAGTAGTGTACTCTGCATTTAAAGTTAGAGTATACTTACCATCGAGATCAGTTGTTATACCAATTGTAGTACCAGGTACAATAACAGTTACTCCTGGAATTGGCAAACCATCTTCAGCACTGGTAACAGTACCAGTAATTACTTTTGTTTGCGCATTAGCCACTCCTATGCTCATAAGAAAAAACAAGCATGTTAGCCAAATTGTAAATTTTCTCATAATTAAAAAATTTGGTTAATAAATAATTTGGTTCATAAATTGTTTGCTACATGATAAGTTTTCACATCCAACGATTTTACTTACATATAGTAGTATTTGAGGGTGCAAAGTAGGAAATTAGCTAGTAATTAACAAAAAATTAACAAAAAAAATAACTAATTGTAACTATTTAGTTTAATTATAAATGGAGGTATTCGGTATTTGGAACCTTGTAAATAACTGAATAAAAGTATTTAACACCATTCAAATAATGATTTGATGTATTTTTTAAGTGATTAATAATTAATTAATAGTTTATTGATTATTTTAGTTAGTGATCGATTTATCGAGTTGGTAAGAGATTATCAAAAAAAAGAAGATTTTCAGATGTTTACAAAAATGACTAAAAAAGCTGACAAACATAAATTCAATACAATTAACAACAGCATATGTTGAAGGAAATGGTTCCCGAATTATAACCTAAAGAAGGGGATCAACTTCCTGCTATAATAAAAGGAATATAATTATTAGAACTACTTTCTTTTTATCAATTTGTAAAACAAAAGCAATTTCTAATAAAACGCTTAGATCATGAAATATAGATTATTCATCATTAATCTTATTTAAACTTTTTAAAAAATTTCATTATATTTACACATTATCACATTAACCAAGTTATTATACAATGAAAAAAGAAGTTCTATTTCTCTGTTTTCTGATTTTAGGCAGTTTAAGTTTTGCTCAAAGCGTTAAAGTTGAAGTCCCCCGAGGTATGCGTACTGAAGCCACAGATATTATTGATGGAGTTACTACTCATAACTATACTGCGAAAAGCAAGATCCCAATAAATGGCATTCCATTTTTACATGAGAATTTTACAAGTGGAGTTTTAGAACTTTATGATGGCAGCAAATCCGAAGAAGTACTTTTACGTTACAATATTTCAAAAGATTTATTTGAAATTCTTAGAAATAATGATACGCTTACTTTGAATCGTCCGTATGCTGTAAAATATGTTTATTTTGATGATAAGGTGTTTATTTTTGACCCAAAGCTAAGAGAAGATGCAGAAAGAATTTTTAATGGTTATTTTCAATTAAGAGTGGACGGAAAGCTATCTTTTTATATTAAACGACGGAAGGATTTATCTTATGACAGTTTTGCACAAAACTATCAAGGGGGTAGTGGGACAAAAGAGTATTATTACATTGATAAAATGAGTTTTGTTGGAAAAACAGCTGATGGGAAAGCATTTTTGATTACTTCAACCAAAAGTCTCTTAAACAATTTAAAAGATCACAAACCTGAAGTAAAAGCCTTTATTAAAGAAAATAAGATTAAGTTTAAAAAGGAAGAGGATATAGTTAGAGTGATTGAATATTATAATAGTTTGTGATAGGAATATTGCCGAAATTAGGACTATCTCATAAGGTGTGTAAGTAGAAAATATCGGGGGTTGCAACCCCCGTTTTTTGTTTAATCAAACAGTTCCTCGTGGCTTGCCGCGAGGTTTCCTATTACTCTCCCCTGAATATCAGGGGACCTGCCTCGCCGTCAGGCAGGGATGTCAGTCGAAAGACTGACAGAGGGGTGAAATAATGAAAATTCGGTTTTCAGCTTTTTGCTGAAATAAAGTTGGCGAAACCTGCCTGCCGCAGGCAAGTACCCCTTGGCTCTGCCACGGAGATAGTCAACTTTAAGAATTTTCTTTATTTTTAAAATTTACACAGTATGAAAAAGGAAGATATATTCGTGAAACTCAGATTTCAAAAACTTAGTGCATTGAAATCTGTAAGATGAACGCCTGCCTGCGCAGGCAGGTACTCCGATGCTTGCATCGTCAATAAAAAGAATTTCCAAATTGATACCTCGTCAGCTTGCTGCGAGGTAGTTCATTAAATGAGGATTTCCTCAATCAGTTCAAAACTGGAGAAGAACTCAATGATTTTTTGAGCCAACTCCAGAAACGCAGTATTGAAAAAAAACTAGTAGGCGAACTGATTTGTAAGCACGGCAGAACCGCCCTTTGGATGACGTCGGTGTAATTGTCATAGATCTCAAAGCTGATGTTGACAGTCATTAATTTGATCAAAAGAATTCAATAATATTTCAACCGCCTGTCTAAAACAATATCAAACAGCATATTTTGATTGTAATTTTATTAAGAAAAAATTTATTGAAATGTTAAAGGGGAATCTCAAAATTTGAGATTCCCCTTTTTAAAGAATTAAATAAAATTCTATTTTATGATGATATTTTTATCTTTTAACTACTTTTCTTAAAGGTGTTGTACCTTTAATTACAGCAGATTTTGTGCTTCCAGATAACGTGATATTAGCTGTTAAATATGCAACACCTCCAAGATAAGAAGCATAGGTTGCAGCCAAACCTTTTACATCACCAGGATAGTAAATATCATAATTGATCAATAAAGTAGGATTAGCACCACAATTAGTCCATTTACCGCTACCTTTTATTTCATAGTCATAAGGAGCACCGGCATAGGTGGTTGTGTAAATATATTGTCGTGGAATATCAACCAAGCCATTTCCTGTGACCGTCATATCAAAAGTTCCACCGGCAATAACCGCTTCACCCCAAAAATTATTCATAAAACCAACACTCATACCGGAAACGGCTAACTTCGTTCCATTAACGGCAGTTTTAATCTGACTTGAGTAGGTATAATCACCTTGTCCGTCAGTTCCAGACCAAGAACCTACTAAATCAGCAACTCCATTTGCAAGAGGACAAAATTCAATTCGTTTAATTTTATAAGTTAGTTGAATCGCTTTAGTGTTCGGATTATTATGCTCACCAGCATCCATATTCATTACAAATTTTATGGTTTGGCCAACAGGCATGTTTGCAGCAACTGTTGAAAAAGTAACTGCACCCGAAGTTTTACCAGCCGGAATAGTAATGCTATTCGCTGAAAGTGTATACATACTGGAAGTAAAAGTACTAGATGGGTCCAAAACAAGATTAACTGTAATATCCTGTGCTTGGGGAGTCCCCATCAAGACGACTGCAATCGAGCTTGTAACTTCTACTAATCCCCCTGCCTCGGTAACTCCAGTTTCAAATGTTTTAGAAGCATTTATAAACTGCAGGTAATAAGTTGCATTTGCATCAGGGGCATTGGTGTTTGCATCAAAGTATGTTATTTTATCGCACGCAACAAAAAGAGCTCCGACAACGATAAAAACAAACATTATTTTAAATATATTTTTCATAATTTTTTTGTTTTAATTTTTATTTAACGAAACCTCTTATCTATCCCACCAAAGTTTGTCACTAATCTGCACAGAAGGAACATTTGCACTGTTGTAATTAATTTCACTCTGAGCATATGGGAAACGTGTTGGGACTGCTGGAAGAACACCTCTGGGATGGGGTGTAATTGCAGGTAATCCTGTTCTTCTGTAATCTGCATAAGCTTGGTTCGTTCCAAAAGTAGCTATATACTTTTGTTTCATAATAAGCTCAAGTGTTACAGGAACTCCGGTAATGTTAGCGGCTAACCAACTAGCATTAGCCGAACCTGTTACTTTAAGAACAGATGCAGCAACTGCAGCTTCGAAAGCAGCTTGAGCCGGAGCGGTATTTCCTAACCTGAAATTGGCCTCTGCTTGAATAAATTTAAGTTCAGCATAAGTCATAATTACTGAGGAAGCAGTAGCTCCTGCAATATAATTGCCAGGCTTTGATGCATTTTCATTTAAGGAGCCAATAATACTGCCACTATAAGCACCAGCGCCATCTTTTGCACAATAGAAAGGAATACGAGGATCATTAGTAAGCTTCATCATATCAACCAAAGTGGCACCCATACGAATATCCGTACGTTGCTCCATAAATTGAAAAATTGGGTTGCGATTGCTTGCTTCCCAAGGTACCTGATAATCATCAGCATTGGAAGCAAATCCATTGGCAGCAGCATCTAGTGCAGCAGTATAGGCAGCATTTCCATTAACACCACCTAATTGAAGAGCATGTCGTGCTTTTATTGAATAAGCCGCTTTTTTCCATTTTGCAACATTTCCGGCATAGATCACATCACCAGCAACTGCTACAGCATTTGCAGTAGCACTTAAATCTGCAATAGCTGCAGTAAGTGTTGAATTAATGGTAGAATATAGTGTTTCTTGTGAATCATAAGAAGGTGTTAAAATGTTTTCATTCCCTTTTAGGGCTTCGCTGTATGGCATATCACCAAATACATCAGTGGCAATTCCAAGAGTGGTAGCCATGATAACTTTGCCAATACCGGCATAATAAGGAGATACTTTACCTTCTGTATTTTCAGCTTTATCAATTAACACTTTAGAATTTATAAAAATTTCTGCGTATATAGAGGTCCATGTATTATTAATATCAGCAGGTAAATAGGTGTATTCAGCTTGAGTATTGGATTGACGAACAACGCCATCAAATTGCTGCATCCACATATTGGAAACACGAACGATATCGTTTCCCGTCATATTATATCCCATTGATTGCTCAATTGCAGGAAGCATCAATTTCATTGGTACATCTGCAGGGGAATCCGGATCGATATTAATATCAGTGTCGATCCACTTTGAACATGAAGAAAGAATCAGGACAAAGACAAATATTAATCCTAATGCTTTGAAAATATTATTATATTTTTTCATAATGATTTAGTTTTTAAGGTTAGTTAAAAGGTTACTTTTAAGCCGAACAGATATGTCTTAGAACCTGGGTTATTAAAGTAATCCATACCTTGCCCGTTTGTTGCACCCTGAAGGTTTGTCTCAGGATCGATACCTGTGTAAGGTGTATATAACAACAAATTCTTGCCTGTAAAGTAAAGTTGAGCATTTTTAATAAATGTTTTCTTTACCGGTAGATCGTAGCTCAAAGTGATATCTCTTAATCTTATCCAACTAGCATCTTCCATAGCAGCAACTGAAGGTCCGGCAGCGAAGTTACTACCACCACCTGAAGTAAACCAAGCCTGATCTAATACTACAGGAGTAACATTGGTTACACCGGTACCAACAGGATTTCCGTTAACTAAATGGCCATAAACACCCTCGAAAACAATGATATTTTGTGAAGGTGTTCTATCAAAATCAATTGTTCCCTGAGCAGTATAATATACTTCACGATTTTCTGTAGCTTTGGAAGTACCAAAATAGTTCATAGCAAAGCCGGTACCGTTGTACATCACTCCACCGCTCTTAATATCCCACATAAACGACAAGGTTACTTTTTTATAGGTAATTGTATTCGTTATGTTTGCAGTCCAATCAGGTTGAGTATTCCCAATAGGTACCATTGAACGGGTATCTTGCCATGGATATCCATCGCGGAAGTTATCCGTTGGATCATCATTGATTAAGACATTACCTTTTTCATCTCTGTACCAATCGTTA is part of the Bacteroidota bacterium genome and harbors:
- a CDS encoding DUF1735 domain-containing protein, with the translated sequence MKNIFKIMFVFIVVGALFVACDKITYFDANTNAPDANATYYLQFINASKTFETGVTEAGGLVEVTSSIAVVLMGTPQAQDITVNLVLDPSSTFTSSMYTLSANSITIPAGKTSGAVTFSTVAANMPVGQTIKFVMNMDAGEHNNPNTKAIQLTYKIKRIEFCPLANGVADLVGSWSGTDGQGDYTYSSQIKTAVNGTKLAVSGMSVGFMNNFWGEAVIAGGTFDMTVTGNGLVDIPRQYIYTTTYAGAPYDYEIKGSGKWTNCGANPTLLINYDIYYPGDVKGLAATYASYLGGVAYLTANITLSGSTKSAVIKGTTPLRKVVKR
- a CDS encoding SusD/RagB family nutrient-binding outer membrane lipoprotein is translated as MKKYNNIFKALGLIFVFVLILSSCSKWIDTDINIDPDSPADVPMKLMLPAIEQSMGYNMTGNDIVRVSNMWMQQFDGVVRQSNTQAEYTYLPADINNTWTSIYAEIFINSKVLIDKAENTEGKVSPYYAGIGKVIMATTLGIATDVFGDMPYSEALKGNENILTPSYDSQETLYSTINSTLTAAIADLSATANAVAVAGDVIYAGNVAKWKKAAYSIKARHALQLGGVNGNAAYTAALDAAANGFASNADDYQVPWEASNRNPIFQFMEQRTDIRMGATLVDMMKLTNDPRIPFYCAKDGAGAYSGSIIGSLNENASKPGNYIAGATASSVIMTYAELKFIQAEANFRLGNTAPAQAAFEAAVAASVLKVTGSANASWLAANITGVPVTLELIMKQKYIATFGTNQAYADYRRTGLPAITPHPRGVLPAVPTRFPYAQSEINYNSANVPSVQISDKLWWDR